The Nitrospira sp. genome includes the window TCGACGGACTGGAAGCCTGCCGGAAGATTCGCTCGCTCGAACGGCTGGAACACACCCCGATCCTTGTGATTACTGCCAAGACCGAGACGGCTGATCTGCAAGCCGCCTATACCGCCGGTGCCACCGACTTTCTCCGGAAACCCTTCACCCCGGTCGAACTCGTCGCTCGAGTCTCCACCGCCCTCAGTCTGAAACAGGAGCTCGATGCCCGCATCGCGCGCGAGCAAGAGCTCGTCGCGAAGACTGAAGACCTCGAACGGGCACTCGAAGAGCTGAAAAGCCTGCGCGGCCTGATCGCAATATGCTCAAAATGTAAACGGGTCCGCTCGGATGGAACCTATCGGAAACGGATCGAAGATTATCTGGAGCAGTGCTTCGAGAGGAAACTGGAACGGGATATCTGTCCTGACTGCATGGAACAGTCCTATCCGAAAGCCGGGTGACCATTTCCCCCTCTCGTCCCACGGGAACAACCGACCTGGCTTTCACTGCGCGCATTGAGCCACCCTATCATTCACACGAGCAGCCTGGTTGATCCTCGAGGGCGCGCGCCGAAACGAGCACCTTCTGAGCCTGCGCGTTCCGCGGGCAGGAAGACGACCAGGCGATCCTACGTCTTCCCCATCTTCGCTAATTCTTCGAAGTAGTGCGCGAAGGCGGTCATGCCGCTGGAGGCCTGACCCCAATCGAAGTATTCGTTCGGCGCATGATAGCCATGCTCGGGGAGGCTGAGGCCCATGAAGAGGATCGGCACCTTCCAGGCCTTTTGCATCGTCACCACGGCTCCGATCGATCCCCCTTCGCGAATGAATGCAGGCTCTTTGCCGAACCCCGCCTTCGCCGCCCGCTTCACGGCATCGACATAAGGCCCTTCAAAGAGTCCCTGGAACGGCTGCAACATGCCCTCCGCCTCGACCTTGACGTTGGGATTCAGCTTGGCGACAAATTTCTTCAGCAGCGCAAAGGCCTTCTCGGGCGTCTGATTGGGCACCAACCGCATGCTGACTTTCAGTTCTCCGTGACCCGGCACGACGGTCTTGACCCCGGGGCCCTGATAGCCGCCGGCCAGCCCATGTACTTCAAAGGTCGGCGCCGCCCAGATGCGACGCATGATCTCGGCAGGATCCTGCGTGCGCAGTGTTTGAAACCCGTAGGCCTGTTTGAACTTGGAGACTCGGAAGCCTGACTTGAGAAAGCTCTTGATCTCCGCCTTCGTGGGCTCGACCACGTCGTTGTAGAATCCGGGGATCTTCACCTTGCCGGTCTTGGCATCCACGCAGGCATGGACAATTTCCATGAGCTCAGCCAGTGGATTTCGAGCCGCTCCACCCGTCACACCCGAATGGGCATCCTTCGTTCCCGTCTTGAGGGTCAGGCGCGCGCCGATCAATCCGCGCAGCCCGTAGGGCATGGCCGGTTTGCCTTTGGCGATCCAAATCGTATCCGACACCACGACGGAGTCGGGCCGTGGAATCGCGATATGATTTTTGAGACCAGCGGAGAAATGCGGACTGCCGATCTCTTCTTCCAGCTCCCATAAAAAGCGAATGTTGATCGGAACGCCCTGTTCGATCGCATAACGGGCTCCGAGCAATGCCGACAGCGCCGGACCTTTGTCGTCTGTCGCGCCGCGGCCATGATAGATGCCGTTGTCTTTGCGGAACGCGAAGGGCGATTCTTTCCATTCCGGCTCCTGCGCCGGCTGCACGTCGAGATGGTTGTAGATTGTGACGGTCGGGTAGTCGGCTCCCGTTGTCCAGCCTCCGGAAATGATCGGATAGCCGCCCGTTTCGACGACTTGCGCGTCGGCGCTAAGACTCTTCAAATATTGCACGGCCAGCGTCGCGGCACGCGGCATCTCCCCCGCCCGGGCCGGATCCATGCTGATAGACGGCACTTCGACCAATTGCCCCAAAAGATCTTCAAATCGCGGGCGGCTGTCCGCAATATATTTCTTGAGCTGCGGCTTATTCACCGGCATACATCCCTCCACATGTTCTGGGCGCGGATTATAGCGGCCTACGGCGTGAAGCGAAAGCGGGGAGCGGGGCTCTTCATGAGTAAACAATGGTAGAATGCCCGCGCCATGCGATCGTACACGCCATTCCTCCTCCAGCTCAGCACCGCCACAGTTCTCGTTATCATGGGGCTTCCGACATTCCTCCTGGCGGAGGAGCCGATTCCCATCCAGCAGATCCTCGAAGAACCCCGGATCTATCATTTGCGGCAGGTCACCCTCCAGGGCACCGCGCGGGACGTGCAACCGCTCGATCCGTATAAATTACCGAACGAGATCGATGTCTGCTACGGCGCCTATCTCTTCAAGCTGGAGGACGACACCGGGGTGATGTCCATGGCCGTGCTCGGCATTTGCGGAAGGCCGCTCATCCGTGACCCGGAAATTGAAGACGGCCAACGGGTCGAAGTGAGCGCCACCATTCAAGCGCCCAGCCACGGCGGCTACTACTTGAGCTTTCAAGGACTCAAGGTCGTGACCGAGCAAGAAGGCTTCGTGCAAGCCGTCGCCACACGTATTCTGCCGGTTATCGAGTAGCACCATGCCGAACGCTGTCCATCCCTCTCATACCACCATCGGCTGGATCGGCACCGGCGTGATGGGTGTTTCGATGTGCGGCCATTTGCAACAGGCCGGCTATCCCGTCACCGTCTTTTCCCGCACGAGGGCCAAGGCTCAACCGCTCCTTGACCGCGGGGCGCTCTGGGCGGATCATCCGCGCGGCGTCGCCGAACAATCGACGGTCATCATCACGATGGTCGGATTTCCTCGCGATGTACGGGAAGTCTACTTTGGTGCTGAGGGAGTTCTGGCGGGAGCCAGACCTGGCTCAATCCTGATCGATATGACCACGACCGAGCCGACCTTGAGTCGGGAGATCGCGGCCGCCGCGTCAGCCAAAGGACTCCAGGCGATCGACGCGCCGGTCTCAGGCGGGGATGTCGGTGCCAGAAACGCGACCCTCTCCATCATGACAGGCGGGAATCGTGAAACGGTGGAATGCCTGCGTCCGCTCTTCGAATGCTTGGGCAAAAAGATGGTCTATCAGGGCGGGCCGGGAGCCGGACAACATGCGAAGCTCTGCAATCAAATCGTGATCGCCGGGACGATGGTGGGAGTGTGTGAAAGTTTGCTGTACGGATTCAAGGCGGGACTTGATCTGACGCAGATGCTCGAGTCGATCCGCGGAGGCGCCGCCGCCTGTTGGACGTTGGATAACCTGGCCCCCAGAATCCTACTGCGCAACTTCGACCCCGGATTCTTCGTCGAGCACTTCGTGAAAGACATGGGCATTGCGCTGGACGAGGCCACACGCATGAACCTCACGTTGCCCGGGCTGACATTGGTGCGTGGGCTCTATCAACGGGCGCAGGCGCTCGGCCAAGGCCGGAGTGGAACCCATGCGCTCATGCTCGCGCTGGAGGAACTGTCCCACACCGTAATGCCATCGACTCGTCCGGAAAGGATTCCATGAGGGCTCAACGCATTCAATGGCTGGTTCCCATCCTTCTCATCACTCTCTTCGCTTGCTCAAGCCACCAGGGGTTTGACCGAGCCGGGATGCAGGACACATTGCTCCAGCGGATGAGTTTCGTCGGCGCACGTGAGATCAAGACCACCGAGTCCAAGGACGCGATCGAGATTCGGCCCCCCCTCGCAGAACCGTTCCGTCTCGGTGTCTACTTTGTTCGAACGGAATTCCCCACCCGTCAGTCGATTTACTCAGGGGAGTGGCTGAGTGCGGAGAAAGACCAGCTGGTGCAACGTCTCGCTCGGTGGCGTAGCGACCAGATCCTTCGCGAGGTCGTGGTCCTTGCAGAACCGACCGTACGGACCCTCACCCGCCAAGAATTTCGACAAGCCTCCGCACGATATGGAATCGACGTGCTCTTGCTCGTGGATGGAGTCGGCGCGGTGGATCGGCGTAACAATGCCTATGCCCTCCTCTACCCGACGGTGATCGGCGCCTGGCTGGCTCCCGGCACCGTGATCGATGCGCTCGTTATCCTCGACGGCATACTCTGGGATCTGCGGACCGACCAGCTGCTCGACCAACAGACGGCTGAGGGTCAGGCCCAGCGCACCGGAGC containing:
- a CDS encoding response regulator — protein: MSILLVDDSEETRHLLQMVLHKAGYGPVMTAESGRQALELLGIMGRRVTPCDPDVILMDLMMPDIDGLEACRKIRSLERLEHTPILVITAKTETADLQAAYTAGATDFLRKPFTPVELVARVSTALSLKQELDARIAREQELVAKTEDLERALEELKSLRGLIAICSKCKRVRSDGTYRKRIEDYLEQCFERKLERDICPDCMEQSYPKAG
- a CDS encoding M20/M25/M40 family metallo-hydrolase, coding for MPVNKPQLKKYIADSRPRFEDLLGQLVEVPSISMDPARAGEMPRAATLAVQYLKSLSADAQVVETGGYPIISGGWTTGADYPTVTIYNHLDVQPAQEPEWKESPFAFRKDNGIYHGRGATDDKGPALSALLGARYAIEQGVPINIRFLWELEEEIGSPHFSAGLKNHIAIPRPDSVVVSDTIWIAKGKPAMPYGLRGLIGARLTLKTGTKDAHSGVTGGAARNPLAELMEIVHACVDAKTGKVKIPGFYNDVVEPTKAEIKSFLKSGFRVSKFKQAYGFQTLRTQDPAEIMRRIWAAPTFEVHGLAGGYQGPGVKTVVPGHGELKVSMRLVPNQTPEKAFALLKKFVAKLNPNVKVEAEGMLQPFQGLFEGPYVDAVKRAAKAGFGKEPAFIREGGSIGAVVTMQKAWKVPILFMGLSLPEHGYHAPNEYFDWGQASSGMTAFAHYFEELAKMGKT
- a CDS encoding NAD(P)-dependent oxidoreductase, whose protein sequence is MPNAVHPSHTTIGWIGTGVMGVSMCGHLQQAGYPVTVFSRTRAKAQPLLDRGALWADHPRGVAEQSTVIITMVGFPRDVREVYFGAEGVLAGARPGSILIDMTTTEPTLSREIAAAASAKGLQAIDAPVSGGDVGARNATLSIMTGGNRETVECLRPLFECLGKKMVYQGGPGAGQHAKLCNQIVIAGTMVGVCESLLYGFKAGLDLTQMLESIRGGAAACWTLDNLAPRILLRNFDPGFFVEHFVKDMGIALDEATRMNLTLPGLTLVRGLYQRAQALGQGRSGTHALMLALEELSHTVMPSTRPERIP